The region gatcatgggcctcttggctgcatctctgatcagtcttctccttgtatgagctgaaagtttagagggacggccaggtcttggtagatttgcagtggtctgatactccttccatttcaatattatcgcttgcacagtgctccttgggatgtttagagcttgggaaatctttttgtattcaaatccggctttaaacttcttcacaacagtatctcggacctgcctggtgtgttccttgttcttcatgatgctctctgcgcttttaacggacctctgagactatcacagtgcaggtgcatttatacggagacatgattacacacaggtggattgtatttatcatcattagtcatttaggtcaacattggatcattcagagatcctcactgaacttctggagagagtttgctgcactgaaagtaaaggggctgaataattttgcacgcccaatttttcagtttttgatttgttaaaaaagtttgaaatatccaataaatgtcgttccacttcatgattgtgtcccacttgttgttgattcttcacaaaaaaatacagttttatatctttatgtttgaagcctgaaatgtggcaaaaggtcgcaaatatATTTTCCAATTTTCCCGATATCCTTTCCAACTGTCCTGGTATCTGGTTTTAACGTccattctagaatgcccttctagccaatcagaaacaactattcaacaatgctgtggtataacacaaaatatcattacatttgaaatcaaccacAGCTTGAAACTCTAGGCCAATTGTATTGTCTATTTTAGTTGAATTCTGGGTTGAAtcgaaacaatagctgttgaggACTTTGCAAAcgctatataggcctaaatagcatAATTTAATATATATTAATGataaagtatggtcacatttcatttgctcagttaaacctaccctttggaatgacatatatagcaacagtgaatctattttgTTTTTAAGTGGAGATTTTTCAACAATCATTCTCACAATTGCACATTGGTTATAatcagtgacaaatatcatagCTTGGCAGGGCTGGGCTTGGTTATAACCCTGGATAGGAGATGAAAGGGTAGATaaattctccagtaggaggtgctgccaaGCTTATAGTTatttttttctgatagtggatattACGTTGAATATCTGCCattgttttaaaggtacaaattcaacatatttcatacaaggtttgtctatgttgaacattggttaccatgatgacataatcctgcgGTTGAAATTTTACccttaaaacaacaacaattacaATTTATTTTCCACCTAGATTCCATGTCACAATATGTTAAATTACactgaaacaacgttgatttaaccTCTTTAACCTCTTTCTGTTCTGACCGATTCAGTGGGAGGGAGAGATTTCCCATGCACTATAATCAGAAGTGAGCTTTGCAAAGCTTATATCATCCACAGCATTTCATTTAATTATGTTCCTTGACTTGCTCCTTTAAAGGAGCTTACACGATTGACGAATGTCCTCTGTCTCACTTGGTTCGGCCCCAGGCTCTAGTTCTTTGAGGAACTGTAAATATCTAGTGTAGGGCTGCCATTTTTATTACCCTCCCCTTTCAGCTTACCTTGCCCGTGCTTGTTGCTTTCCCAAAGGTGACTTTGTACTGCAGTTCATCAGCGAAGACGTCCCGGATGGTTCTCTGTTGGTTCTGCTTATTGAACAGGGCTGTGAGAGGGTCTTCTACATACAGGGTGATCTTCCTTTTGTCTTTGCTCACCTCGATCTTGAACTCAGGTCTGCCTATAAGCGCTGGAAGGGAAATAACAGTAGAGATTGACATGCTTGCTTGTCACATTTGGAGCCACTTCGCATGTGGAAAATATAGTATGCACTAGTATGGCAGTGCAACCAAAGGTTTCTATAACAATGGGGTGCTTGTCTGGGTAAATGTGGAAAATGTGTATTGATAAGACTATAGACAGGTGGTAGTTGGGTTACTTAGTGTCTTCGTAGGGACAAAATAGTATAAATGGTATGACATGTAGTGTAGGTGGCTGCGATGCAATACTTACTGTCTTCGTAGGGGGTGAACCTCTCTGAGGTTGTGTGGGGGAACTCTATGAGGTCAGAGTTCACACCACGTAGAGGTTCTGAGAGGACATCAGCAGAGTATATGGCCTTCAGGTCCACCAGAGAGGTGGACAGGTCACACTCTGTCTCCATAGTCCTGATACAATGTTGGTTCTTCTTTCTGTTCTGACCGATTCTGAAATAAAGAAGATATTTATGATACAGTCACAACATCGTTCTGATACTGTTagcgttcctctctctctgttctggccAATACTGAAATAGACATAATGGTAGGTTTCAGTCAAAGGATTATCATTATCttcaaacatgttttttttgttctatTTAGGTCATTCATTGGGTCTGGATTGATATCTTAGTTCAACAATAAGAAAAGTACCACATTTTATTTTAATCTTTGACTTGCATTTTAATATTTATCTCattgcaccacatatcacacaaACTGTACTTAATTAAATACAAAATGTGTATTCCTTATTTTGTTCTTGAACTATTCACCAGGTTAAGATGCTTCAATTCCTGAAAATCATTTTAGCGGATCTAAAGTGTAGTCTGATCACAACTTTCCTCACATTTTTCCTGCTCTCCTAAATCTTTCCTGCCCTCCAACACATCACCCCGACTCTTCAATGTCAGAGACCGAGTCTGGGAATAGGTTAGTGCATACGTACCATAATAATGTTATATAGGCACGGTCTTCTTAATATTTAGTGGAGACATAGgctagtgtgtgtgcatgtgtctctctctgtgtgtgtgtgtgtgtgtgtgtgtgagtgtgtgagtgtgtgagtgagtgtgtgagtgagtgagtgagtgagtgagtgagtgagtgagtgagtgagtgagtgagtgagtgtgtgtgtgtgtgtgtgtgagtgtgtgtgtgcgtgcgtgtgttccgTAAACCAGTAATATCAGTATGTAAATGCTTTACTTACACAGAATATTCAACGGTGTATGAATAGTTGGTGGGTTTAGGATCCCACATAAGcagtgttttgaagttgatagACAACCAAGAAACGTTCTGTGCCTTGGGATAGTCCCCTACAAAAAAAAGCAAGATCAGTTAACTACATGTAATGTTAGACATTGACAATGAGTGAAACTTAAAATAATTAGGTACAGTGTGCCTTTTCATGAGAGGGTCACAGGGTGCATTGCCTGTACTGTAAACCAGACTGGTTCCAAGAAATTGCCAACGAATAATTAGGACATAATGGCTTTTAAATGCAGTATCAGCATCATTTGATTAATCCATATACTGTCGTTCTAGTGTACAGTGTTTAGGATTGTAGGATATATTTTAATTGTTCATGATGTTTCTGACTCACCTGAAACACAGTTTGTAAAAAAGAATGCAGAACACAATGTGGTAAAAATTACCCTTTCCATTTTCAACATTGTATATTCCAACAGGTCAGTGTAAAAACAGTAATCCCGTCGAGGTAGAGTTAGGTGAATGCGGAATTTAGACGCACACAGCAGCGGTGGTCTCAAAAGTAATACAACTCTCTCTTTGTTTAGAAAAATCCCTTTGAACAGGCGCGCGTCTCGGGGGGAATAAATGATGGCGAGATTAGAATGGGGTGGTCGGCGACGATTCACCTCTGATAATTCAGTCTCCTTGTCTCAGCCAGCTATATCTGTCAAACGTACTGTCTAGCGATATAAAGACGCGTGTGTCGACCAAATAAGGATTGTCCGGTTTGTGGTTTCATGCCTGGTGGGATGGGCTTATGAGAGTTTATTGTATTGCAACTTGCTGAATTGTATGTGATGAGAAAATGATCGTAGCCTGTATTTCAAACAGCAGCTGCTGTGTCGCTCCACCAATGTTCGGTCAAAAAAGTATCGACACTGAAactgcaacaatttctaagaatTACAAGG is a window of Oncorhynchus mykiss isolate Arlee chromosome 11, USDA_OmykA_1.1, whole genome shotgun sequence DNA encoding:
- the f3a gene encoding coagulation factor IIIa, which translates into the protein MLKMERVIFTTLCSAFFFTNCVSGDYPKAQNVSWLSINFKTLLMWDPKPTNYSYTVEYSVIGQNRKKNQHCIRTMETECDLSTSLVDLKAIYSADVLSEPLRGVNSDLIEFPHTTSERFTPYEDTLIGRPEFKIEVSKDKRKITLYVEDPLTALFNKQNQQRTIRDVFADELQYKVTFGKATSTGKKTKISASSQIELDRRDVDPGVSYCFNVQAYIPSRSTDKQLGELSQRQCSPGDDKSVFEEYGIGVIATFILLIIMIIVVAIGVTVVCCKRRRNANRSGKEGVPLRSV